The Microplitis mediator isolate UGA2020A chromosome 10, iyMicMedi2.1, whole genome shotgun sequence genomic sequence CTGGAGTCATGGTATTTGGAGAATTTGAATGGCAAACAGAAGAGCAAGTGCGGTATCAAGTTGAAGTTAATCTATTGGGAACAATGAGGATGACTAAAGAAATATTGCCGCTTTTAAGAGAATACTCAAGTAGACTTATAAATGTAACAAGCCACTGTGCTTTTGAACCACTACCAGGTGTTGCTGCCTACAGCTCTACCAAGAGTGCTTTAGCTGGCTGGACAACGGCGTTACGtgtcgaattaaaaaaatatggagttcatgttatcaattttattcctggtaaaaaacaaatttttaaattcatttaggATTTATTTAGcactacatttaaattaattataaataaataatttcaaaggTTCATTTGTGCTCCAAAGTAACATTTTATCCCAACAACGCAAACACTTTGACGCGATGGAAGCAGCAATGACAGAGGAAGCAAAATCGTTTTACTCGAGTTATTTTACCAGTTACGCCAAATATTTATGCGGTCTGCCATGCAAAGCAGAAGATGCTACTCAGATgctggaaaataataaattgtataaGGTGTTTCAGGGCGCTTTGCTAGATCTGGATCCTCATGCAGTTTACAAGTATGTATTTTTCTTAtcttgtctttttttttaattttcattatcaatTTACTGGcgcgatatttaaaattttaaaaacgattattaCAATGAGATATGTTTGTCCAGGTGCGAGCCCTTGAGGTACACGGTGTATCACTTTCTTTTCAAGATAACACCGACGAAGGTACGAGATTGGTTGGTCGAATGGTTTGTCCGAATGCctcgttggaaaaaaaatttttccaactaACGAGGAAGGggctaaataattttcatgtgagaaagtttttcgaaagtttaaaaaaaataattgtggattttgataattcaatttaatgacTAAAAACTGTTATtagaataatgaaaaaataaagggttattttgtaatttaaatttgaatattcgcAACATTGGATTGCGATGCCGcgagtttaaaaatttgtaagttTATTGAAAGGGTAAATCGATGATTATGGGCGTAACGTAGATGTCTCTACTATATATGTCTtcttttagaaatttatatttttgaatcaatattctttttatatatgtattatatataataataatgatattattatcataaaatattaatgaacaaatacccgagtaaaaaaaatttatgtaattctatagaaaaaattcccCGATATATTTCtgtatacttaaaaataaaatacacatacaaaaaaaccaaaatttttttcgtaagtCAAATCTTTGACTATTGTGTTATCCAGCCCGTCCGCCACCCACTAGACTGATCCATCCTATTAAGTTTATAGGTGAATCTTGATGTTTATTTGAAACATCATTGATTATTCTCAAGATTTTTTAGTCTAGGAGATATCGGCGCATGAGTACCGAAAACTATTTGGCCTTAATTTTTTTGCGCGATTCTCTTCCATGCATGAGGCAGCTTGATGCCATTTGCACCGAAATTATTCAAACAATTGCATGGTATTGTTTTCGAAgggaaaatttgttttctgtATTCTTTTCTGaagtacaaataaaaaagtccTATTACTTTttacgatttaatttttttagtcatgaATTTTTCAAGGCTTAAAAAATCACGAATTGAGATACTTATGATGCATCAAAAATAAGGTAACAGGCCTAGTATCCGagcagggaactagtacttgatcactcatgtatttgtttatctgtatttagtaaaaatcagtaaatatcgatatacaaatacatgagttcgggtactagttccctgatcgggtactaggtctcttactttatataaaaaattaccatacatgtaaaaaaaaatttttttatatattcttcaTACTGTGGTTGATGAAATTCTTGagcttaaataaaaaaaatttataagatatataaaaaataaagatttatggcgcgtaaataaaataaaaacagcgAGATTTTGAGATGAGTGATGAAGCTGGTGAGCGAGtgaataaatgattaaaaaacaagtatTAGCAATAATCATTTCCTCATTTCAACTTAAAGATATTATTAACAGGAGTAtgaagaatataaaaaaatatttttcatatcttatcataattttttacatatttaaatgAGCCAGAAGTATCTGAATTCAGGATTTCTTAAACcttgaaaaattcatatctctaaaaatattaaatttatcgtaaaaaatttaaaggactttttttgtatgtatattttcaagaatacaaaaaaaaatataccaatGCGCAGTAACAATATTATGCAGTTTACACAATTTCGGTTGAAACAACATACCAAGTTGCCCTATGGTAACGATcgcactaaaaataaaaatttcggcCCAATATTTTTCGATACTGTGCCGATATCTTCTAATAACTAATTATATTCAatgactatatatatttttatcaaatttttttttctcggtttacaagaaaaaaaaaattgtgctGCCTACTTTCTATCAATTCACCGAAAAATGTATGACTAATAAATTCTTATCTGCATGTCCAATCCATAGTTTAATTAGGAGCATCCAGGTGTTCAAAAAGAAGACTTAGTTAATTACCTGAGGGATGTAAGTGACGACACTTTGGTATtacaaaagttttaaatagaTTTCTAACGTTTCTGACAAGACTCGACACTCGAGGCGACTCACTTCATAGgaatatttttgattgctGTATTTAACAACGTAGTTCTCGATAAACTAATCCGATAAGATTTCTTTGTTTTCGATAATCAACAGTTCGTCTTCAAGGTCTCTAAATGACCacgtgtaatttttaatattcttcgACCAATCCCTACTAGCCACTTGGGTGATAATTTTCGGCAGTATAAATAGACACCATTAgatcaaaattttagtttgCTTTCCGTTCTGAAACTATAAAGTTTACTTGTCACAATGTTCGCAAAAGGTACGTTGCCTACGTGATTTA encodes the following:
- the LOC130676665 gene encoding D-beta-hydroxybutyrate dehydrogenase, mitochondrial, translated to MVLVNVIKDFSQQKFFKFILLIIVLCLSTLTRKYVHMYAATSNILLVFIIGTICLLKLRKERRSIGRRDVIVLTGCDSGLGYSFALHCKKNLGAYVVAGVHNIDSPGAKELAKAGIHVYSLELTSSESVRSFVDHIRSHLKNKKLALRCFVNNAGVMVFGEFEWQTEEQVRYQVEVNLLGTMRMTKEILPLLREYSSRLINVTSHCAFEPLPGVAAYSSTKSALAGWTTALRVELKKYGVHVINFIPGSFVLQSNILSQQRKHFDAMEAAMTEEAKSFYSSYFTSYAKYLCGLPCKAEDATQMLENNKLYKVFQGALLDLDPHAVYKCEPLRYTVYHFLFKITPTKVRDWLVEWFVRMPRWKKNFSN